A window of the Desulfovibrio sp. Fe33 genome harbors these coding sequences:
- a CDS encoding ABC transporter ATP-binding protein, with the protein MIKAENISKTFNGQGAPTKALVNVSLTVEEGEFVSVVGRSGSGKTTLLHILSTLQKPDSGSLVYNNADIVRVEEGKLNTIRHKDFAVIFQFHHLLPYLTVLENALLPFMNGLRPVPRQRVEEARQCLERVGLGGKWNRLPSMLSGGEQQRAAIARALVKKARCLFADEPTGSLDKATGEEILRLLKDLNKDGLAVVMVTHDPQYAAYADTVVEMEDGAIKSIARQ; encoded by the coding sequence ATGATTAAAGCTGAAAACATATCCAAGACGTTTAACGGCCAAGGAGCTCCGACCAAGGCTCTCGTGAATGTCTCCCTGACCGTGGAGGAAGGAGAGTTCGTTTCCGTTGTCGGGAGGTCCGGATCGGGAAAGACGACCTTGCTGCACATCCTTTCCACCTTGCAGAAACCGGACTCGGGCAGCCTGGTCTACAACAACGCCGACATCGTGCGGGTCGAGGAAGGGAAGTTGAACACCATCCGGCACAAGGACTTCGCCGTGATCTTCCAATTCCACCATCTGCTGCCGTACCTCACGGTGTTGGAAAACGCCTTGCTGCCCTTCATGAACGGATTGCGGCCGGTCCCCCGCCAGCGCGTCGAGGAAGCCCGGCAATGCCTTGAGCGCGTCGGCCTGGGCGGAAAATGGAACCGCCTGCCCTCCATGCTTTCGGGCGGCGAGCAGCAACGGGCCGCCATCGCGCGGGCGCTGGTCAAAAAAGCGCGTTGCCTTTTCGCGGACGAACCCACGGGCAGCCTGGACAAGGCCACTGGCGAGGAAATCCTGCGCCTGCTGAAGGACCTCAACAAGGACGGACTCGCAGTGGTGATGGTAACCCACGATCCGCAGTACGCGGCCTATGCCGACACCGTCGTCGAGATGGAAGACGGCGCGATCAAAAGCATCGCCAGACAATAG
- a CDS encoding DUF2318 domain-containing protein yields the protein MQLYRFTRNIAFCLAVVTAAVLWTSTNSMAFNLFGDGYETVTPKEGAVVIPVDKVDDGDIHYYKLADNGKDIRFFLLQSNDGEIRAAFDACDVCYESRKGYSLVGEFVRCNNCGMRFHSSRINVVEGGCNPAPLKRTRDDAFVRIQTADILSGARFF from the coding sequence ATGCAACTTTACCGATTCACTCGAAATATCGCTTTTTGTCTGGCCGTCGTCACGGCCGCAGTCCTTTGGACTTCCACCAACTCCATGGCCTTCAACCTGTTCGGCGACGGCTACGAAACCGTCACCCCCAAAGAAGGAGCCGTCGTCATCCCCGTCGACAAGGTAGATGACGGCGACATCCACTATTACAAGCTCGCCGACAACGGCAAGGACATCCGGTTCTTCCTGCTGCAAAGCAACGACGGGGAGATCAGGGCGGCCTTCGACGCCTGCGACGTCTGCTACGAGTCCCGCAAGGGCTACAGCCTCGTCGGCGAATTCGTGCGGTGCAACAACTGCGGTATGCGCTTTCACTCAAGCCGCATAAACGTGGTCGAAGGCGGCTGCAACCCGGCTCCGCTGAAACGGACCCGGGATGACGCCTTCGTGCGCATCCAAACGGCGGACATCCTGTCCGGCGCGCGGTTCTTCTAG
- the eno gene encoding phosphopyruvate hydratase, which produces MSIITGVWAREILDSRGNPTVECEVILESGDIGRAAVPSGASTGSREALELRDKEERYNGKGVLQAVENVRGEIAGAVIGMDAVRQVTLDNALIDLDGTENKDRLGANAILGVSMAAARAAANYMGMPLYQYLGGTNAKVLPTPLMNIINGGEHAPNNLDIQEFMIMPVGAETFAEALRMGAEIFHNLKSILAKDKHVTSVGDEGGFAPNLTSHAEAFQYIMRACEAAGYEPGRDVGLAIDAAASEFYKDGKYVLAGENKILTAAELIDFYDDLASRFPLISIEDGLAESDWDGWEALTDKLGDRIQLVGDDIFVTNPDILAEGIDRGICNSILIKLNQIGTVSETLDTIELAKTAGYTNVVSHRSGETGDHFIADLAVAVNAGQIKTGSLCRSDRLEKYNQLLRIEEELDEDGIYYGPVLASSFFED; this is translated from the coding sequence ATGAGCATCATCACCGGCGTCTGGGCGCGAGAGATTCTGGACTCGCGCGGCAACCCCACCGTGGAGTGCGAAGTGATTCTGGAATCCGGCGACATCGGCCGGGCAGCCGTTCCTTCGGGCGCGTCCACCGGGTCCCGCGAGGCCCTGGAACTGCGCGACAAGGAAGAGCGTTACAACGGCAAGGGCGTGCTCCAGGCCGTTGAAAACGTGCGCGGCGAAATCGCCGGCGCCGTCATCGGCATGGACGCCGTGCGCCAGGTCACCCTGGACAACGCGCTCATCGACCTCGACGGCACCGAGAACAAGGACCGCCTGGGTGCCAACGCCATCCTCGGCGTGTCCATGGCCGCGGCCCGCGCCGCCGCCAACTACATGGGAATGCCGCTCTACCAGTACCTCGGCGGAACCAACGCCAAAGTGCTGCCCACGCCGCTCATGAACATCATCAACGGCGGCGAGCACGCTCCCAACAACCTGGACATCCAGGAGTTCATGATCATGCCCGTGGGCGCGGAGACCTTCGCCGAAGCCCTGCGCATGGGTGCGGAAATCTTCCACAACCTGAAGTCCATCCTGGCCAAGGACAAGCACGTCACCTCCGTGGGCGACGAGGGCGGCTTCGCCCCGAACCTGACCTCCCATGCCGAGGCCTTCCAGTACATCATGCGCGCCTGCGAGGCTGCCGGGTACGAACCCGGCCGCGATGTGGGCCTGGCCATCGACGCGGCCGCGTCCGAGTTCTACAAGGACGGCAAATACGTCCTGGCCGGTGAGAACAAGATTCTGACCGCCGCCGAGCTCATCGACTTCTACGACGACCTCGCCTCCCGCTTCCCGCTCATCTCCATCGAAGACGGCCTGGCCGAAAGCGACTGGGACGGCTGGGAGGCCCTGACCGACAAGCTCGGCGACCGCATCCAGCTCGTTGGCGACGACATCTTCGTCACCAACCCGGACATCCTCGCCGAAGGCATCGACCGGGGCATCTGCAACTCGATCCTCATCAAGCTCAACCAGATCGGCACGGTTTCCGAGACCCTGGACACCATCGAGCTGGCCAAGACCGCCGGGTACACCAACGTGGTCTCCCACCGCTCCGGCGAAACCGGCGACCACTTCATCGCCGACCTGGCCGTGGCCGTGAACGCGGGCCAGATCAAGACCGGCTCCCTGTGCCGTTCCGACAGGCTCGAAAAGTACAACCAGCTCCTGCGCATCGAGGAAGAGCTCGACGAGGACGGCATCTACTACGGTCCCGTCCTGGCGAGCAGCTTCTTCGAAGACTAG
- the folD gene encoding bifunctional methylenetetrahydrofolate dehydrogenase/methenyltetrahydrofolate cyclohydrolase FolD, whose amino-acid sequence MILLDGKETAATIRAEIREEVDKLEAKYGRKPGLAVVLVGEDPASQVYVRNKERACADCGIRSIPHRLETASQHELEGLIQELNRDVTVDGILVQLPLPKGLDSQKILDLIDPDKDVDGFHPVNVGKMSLGLPGFKPCTPAGVINLLKRYGLDPACKKAVVIGRSNIVGKPLAMMLSQSGPCANATVTLCHSRTANLKAECLEADYVFAAIGQPNFVTADMVKEGAVVVDVGINRTDEGLAGDCDFEGLKDKVHAITPVPGGVGPMTIAQLMVNTLEAFKMHVGAE is encoded by the coding sequence ATGATTCTGCTTGACGGAAAGGAAACGGCCGCGACCATTCGCGCCGAAATCAGGGAAGAGGTTGACAAGCTTGAGGCCAAGTACGGCCGCAAACCCGGACTGGCCGTGGTGCTGGTGGGCGAAGACCCGGCCAGCCAGGTCTACGTCCGCAACAAGGAACGCGCCTGCGCGGACTGCGGCATCCGGTCCATTCCCCATCGGCTCGAAACGGCCAGCCAGCATGAGCTGGAAGGCCTTATCCAGGAACTCAACCGCGACGTCACCGTGGACGGCATCCTGGTCCAGCTGCCCCTACCCAAGGGACTGGATTCCCAGAAAATTCTCGACCTCATCGACCCGGACAAAGACGTGGACGGCTTCCACCCTGTCAACGTGGGCAAGATGTCCCTGGGCCTGCCCGGCTTCAAGCCCTGCACCCCGGCCGGCGTCATCAACCTGCTCAAACGCTACGGCCTCGATCCCGCCTGCAAGAAGGCCGTGGTCATCGGCCGCTCCAACATCGTGGGCAAGCCCCTGGCGATGATGCTCTCCCAGAGCGGCCCCTGCGCCAACGCCACCGTGACCCTGTGCCACTCCCGCACCGCCAACCTCAAGGCCGAATGCCTCGAAGCCGACTACGTCTTCGCCGCCATCGGCCAACCCAACTTCGTCACCGCCGACATGGTCAAGGAAGGCGCGGTCGTCGTCGACGTGGGCATCAACCGCACCGACGAGGGACTCGCGGGCGACTGCGACTTCGAGGGCCTCAAGGACAAGGTCCACGCCATCACCCCGGTCCCGGGCGGCGTCGGCCCCATGACCATCGCCCAGCTCATGGTCAACACCCTCGAAGCCTTCAAAATGCACGTGGGCGCGGAATAA
- a CDS encoding ABC transporter permease, whose translation MNILTIPLRNSRRKPWRTGLLTLVFTLGVMSVVSLDDVSRVIGDSLEKKLTAYGANILVAPKEETLAVSYGGFTLGAMNMGEHSLSGAETVEAVRSIGLKDRIAAVAPKFITSTAIRGHRVGVVGVHWRDELGIKSYWALDGTYPKAERDLIAGSVAASRLGLGIGDAVQLGGDAYTVTGILHQTGDDDDKMLITDLASLQRTMDAPNRIHFVEVSALCSGCPIEDIVAQIREALPEMRVTALQSVVKQRMYSVTFVKDLAMIVSLVILLTASAMVGISMLSAVNERKKEIGILRSLGYSRGQVFAIFCVEAFFIGVLAGAVGYAAGYAVSFRILDVLDVAAGADVAFNWLRYGGVCGVIACLSVTAALIPAWKASKVEPSEALLSL comes from the coding sequence ATGAACATACTGACCATTCCCCTGCGGAATTCACGGCGCAAACCATGGCGGACCGGGCTGCTGACGCTCGTGTTCACCCTGGGCGTGATGAGCGTGGTCTCCCTGGACGACGTTTCGCGCGTCATCGGCGACAGCCTGGAAAAGAAACTGACGGCCTATGGCGCGAACATCCTCGTGGCCCCCAAGGAGGAAACGCTGGCCGTTTCCTACGGCGGCTTCACCTTGGGCGCCATGAACATGGGAGAACATTCCCTGTCGGGCGCGGAAACGGTTGAAGCCGTCCGGTCCATCGGCCTCAAGGACCGCATAGCGGCGGTCGCCCCCAAGTTCATCACCTCAACGGCAATCCGCGGCCACCGCGTCGGCGTCGTGGGCGTTCATTGGCGGGACGAACTCGGCATAAAGAGCTATTGGGCGCTCGACGGAACGTATCCCAAGGCGGAAAGGGACCTGATCGCGGGTTCGGTGGCGGCTTCCCGGCTGGGACTCGGCATCGGCGACGCGGTGCAACTCGGCGGCGACGCCTATACGGTCACCGGCATACTGCACCAGACCGGCGACGACGACGACAAGATGCTCATCACGGACCTCGCCTCGTTGCAGCGAACCATGGACGCGCCAAACCGCATCCATTTCGTGGAGGTGTCCGCTCTCTGCTCCGGCTGCCCCATCGAAGACATCGTCGCCCAGATACGGGAAGCCCTGCCGGAGATGCGCGTCACAGCCCTTCAGAGCGTGGTCAAGCAGCGCATGTATTCCGTCACCTTCGTCAAGGACCTCGCCATGATCGTCAGCCTCGTCATCCTCCTGACGGCTTCGGCCATGGTCGGCATTTCCATGCTGTCCGCCGTAAACGAGCGGAAAAAGGAAATCGGCATCCTGCGCTCCCTCGGCTATTCCCGGGGGCAGGTGTTCGCCATCTTCTGCGTGGAGGCGTTTTTCATAGGCGTGCTGGCCGGAGCCGTGGGCTATGCGGCAGGCTATGCCGTCTCCTTCCGCATATTGGATGTCCTGGACGTGGCCGCCGGCGCGGACGTCGCCTTCAACTGGCTGCGATACGGCGGCGTCTGCGGCGTCATCGCCTGCCTGTCCGTGACCGCGGCCCTCATCCCCGCATGGAAGGCTTCCAAGGTGGAGCCCTCCGAAGCCCTGCTCAGCCTGTAG
- a CDS encoding carboxypeptidase-like regulatory domain-containing protein: MPDDSALPEPFVLTGEDIILDVYLRRQLLYQGLFCQGRGSEVYVPLGELCGVLGFPITVDGEGARGWYISEDREFSLSSATGEVRNRGAARTLPQNSYFTSADEIFISAETFSSLFPVKLNIDLHTMILYVIPGEYLPMELMKLRRDKLRMNRAKQGLRYPLQDLDYAAVALPRLDAKISSGYSNRDGKEDSSLSMAGLFRGDLLYMSTALYGSVSQDLGGKDDGLQFKDFSLTAERLLRQNPYLTKVTAGDIVPSSTPLGSGGTLERGLRVSNTEIGSSSSSYDTRTVTGKALPGWDVELYRNNQLIGFQTIGSDGTYLFRDVPLFHGVNRFKLKLYGTEGQQEEREDVVTVGASVKPGQVVYDASISQQGKGVFAEENSRVIPVEQDLEGTVRGKAGVRVGLGKGMELRSGLTRDTYRRRDRTVGSLGLSGGYDAVLGQMDVGYSTYGSVVGKGSLRGSMESGTNYTVAGLVQSSANWEENATKNDFTAQISDSATPFETLSISYGGNMGRTTTVGEGERESSYYTLGGNMSFFGDYGQFSTNLSGRAYEKKLSDEDPFLYGSSTFYTGTDTATLRASADYGLNKEEGAYVRNFTASGTLRLSKKLTTSLTLSKYLVDSHRFSVSNTWSYIVGNLTPYIQNTWSDDDSFSVFAGVSMSIDFDPDTFLPKLSRGGANYSGASCLVYNDRNYNETFDEGDEPVKDVVLSADQSHRKAVTNENGRALFTYLPPLQSTDVSVEQDSIRDISLSSRSGTAIFPRKGKIYDLEFPLHATGDADGYVYLLQDDEARGKPMTPVELLDKDGTVVGSTWTEQDGFFIIDDIMPGTYTLRVKDDFLSDRKFVGTTTTLTVSEAGESLRGNYLFYGEDKTVAVLREKFENSLRLGDDIQMFTSFADLDSPMHDGIAQGGAERGVLKLDEPEPEHAARKAEIDSPAHAPEDGGERPSAPLSASKTASPGKETASAPAKPAQKMLPPGTALVADTFVSEENARRAVRHYNAKYATLLKGCEVTYQPEGDAYVVVVSGIRSNRQLKDLSTRFLCTPRLVRLAPGSAAK; encoded by the coding sequence GTGCCGGACGACTCGGCGCTTCCCGAACCGTTCGTGCTCACCGGCGAGGACATCATCCTCGACGTCTATCTCCGCCGCCAGCTCCTTTATCAGGGCCTTTTCTGTCAGGGACGCGGTTCGGAAGTGTATGTCCCCCTGGGGGAACTGTGCGGCGTGCTCGGTTTCCCCATCACGGTGGACGGCGAGGGAGCCCGGGGCTGGTACATCAGCGAGGACCGCGAGTTCAGCTTGTCGTCGGCCACCGGCGAGGTGCGCAACCGCGGGGCGGCGCGGACCCTGCCCCAGAATTCCTATTTCACGAGCGCGGACGAAATATTCATAAGCGCCGAGACGTTCTCTTCGCTCTTCCCCGTCAAACTGAACATCGACCTGCACACGATGATACTGTACGTCATCCCCGGCGAATACCTGCCCATGGAGCTCATGAAGCTGCGCCGGGACAAGCTGCGGATGAACAGGGCGAAGCAGGGATTGCGTTATCCCTTGCAGGACCTGGATTACGCGGCCGTAGCCCTGCCCAGGCTGGACGCCAAGATCAGCAGCGGCTACTCCAACCGGGACGGCAAGGAGGATTCCTCGCTCTCCATGGCCGGGCTCTTCCGGGGGGACCTGCTGTACATGTCCACGGCGTTGTACGGCTCCGTATCCCAGGATCTGGGCGGCAAGGACGACGGACTCCAATTCAAGGACTTCTCGCTGACCGCCGAACGGCTGCTGCGGCAAAACCCCTATCTTACCAAGGTGACGGCCGGCGACATCGTGCCCTCCTCCACTCCCCTGGGCTCCGGCGGCACGCTGGAGCGCGGCCTGCGCGTTTCCAACACCGAAATAGGAAGCTCCTCGTCGTCCTACGACACGCGCACCGTCACGGGCAAGGCGCTGCCCGGATGGGATGTGGAGCTATACCGCAACAATCAGCTCATCGGGTTTCAGACCATCGGTTCCGACGGCACCTATCTGTTCCGGGATGTCCCGCTGTTCCACGGGGTCAACAGATTCAAGCTGAAACTGTACGGCACCGAAGGCCAGCAGGAGGAACGCGAGGACGTGGTCACGGTGGGCGCGTCGGTCAAACCCGGCCAGGTGGTCTACGACGCCTCCATTTCCCAGCAGGGCAAGGGAGTCTTCGCCGAGGAGAACAGCAGGGTCATTCCCGTGGAGCAGGACCTGGAAGGCACCGTCCGGGGCAAGGCCGGCGTCCGCGTGGGCCTGGGCAAGGGAATGGAGCTGCGAAGCGGCCTGACCCGCGACACGTATCGAAGGCGGGACCGGACTGTGGGCTCCCTGGGATTGAGCGGCGGCTATGACGCCGTGCTGGGACAAATGGACGTGGGCTACTCCACCTACGGCTCCGTGGTGGGCAAGGGCAGCCTGCGGGGCAGCATGGAGAGCGGGACGAACTACACCGTCGCGGGCCTGGTCCAGTCCTCCGCCAACTGGGAGGAAAACGCCACCAAGAACGATTTCACGGCTCAGATCAGCGACAGCGCCACGCCCTTCGAGACCCTGTCCATCTCCTATGGCGGCAATATGGGCCGGACCACCACGGTCGGTGAGGGAGAGCGGGAATCCTCCTACTATACCCTGGGCGGCAACATGTCCTTCTTCGGCGATTACGGCCAGTTCAGCACCAACCTTTCAGGCCGCGCCTACGAAAAGAAGCTCAGCGACGAGGACCCCTTTCTTTACGGCTCCTCCACTTTTTACACCGGCACGGACACCGCGACGCTGCGGGCCAGCGCGGACTACGGCCTGAACAAGGAAGAGGGGGCGTATGTCCGCAACTTCACCGCATCGGGCACCCTCCGGCTGTCCAAAAAATTGACGACCTCGCTGACCTTGAGCAAATACCTGGTCGACTCGCACCGTTTTTCGGTCAGCAACACCTGGAGCTACATCGTGGGCAATCTCACCCCGTACATCCAGAACACCTGGTCGGACGACGACTCCTTCTCCGTCTTCGCGGGCGTGTCCATGAGCATCGACTTCGATCCCGACACGTTCCTGCCCAAGCTTTCCCGCGGCGGCGCGAACTACAGCGGCGCTTCCTGCCTGGTCTACAACGACAGGAACTACAACGAGACGTTCGACGAGGGGGACGAGCCCGTGAAGGACGTCGTCCTGAGCGCGGACCAATCCCACCGCAAGGCGGTCACGAACGAGAACGGGCGTGCCCTGTTCACCTACCTCCCGCCCTTGCAGAGCACGGACGTTTCGGTGGAGCAGGACTCGATCCGCGACATCAGCCTCTCCTCCCGGTCCGGAACGGCCATCTTCCCGCGCAAGGGGAAAATCTACGACCTGGAATTTCCGCTGCACGCGACGGGCGACGCGGACGGTTACGTCTATCTACTCCAGGATGACGAGGCCCGGGGCAAGCCCATGACGCCCGTCGAGCTTCTGGACAAGGACGGCACGGTGGTCGGCTCCACGTGGACGGAACAGGACGGCTTCTTCATCATCGACGACATCATGCCCGGCACCTACACCCTTCGCGTAAAGGACGACTTCCTGTCCGACCGGAAGTTCGTGGGAACGACAACGACCCTGACCGTATCCGAAGCGGGAGAGAGCCTGCGGGGCAACTACCTCTTTTACGGCGAGGACAAGACCGTGGCCGTGCTCCGGGAGAAATTCGAGAACTCACTCCGCCTGGGGGACGACATCCAGATGTTCACCTCTTTTGCTGATCTCGATTCCCCCATGCACGATGGAATTGCCCAAGGCGGAGCCGAACGGGGCGTTCTCAAGCTGGACGAACCGGAACCGGAGCACGCCGCCCGGAAAGCCGAAATCGACAGCCCGGCCCATGCGCCCGAAGACGGCGGAGAAAGACCTTCCGCCCCCCTGTCCGCGTCAAAAACAGCTTCCCCTGGGAAGGAAACGGCATCGGCCCCGGCCAAACCGGCGCAGAAAATGCTGCCCCCCGGCACGGCGCTGGTCGCGGACACCTTTGTATCCGAGGAGAACGCCAGACGGGCCGTTCGCCACTACAACGCCAAGTATGCAACCCTGCTCAAGGGCTGCGAAGTGACCTACCAGCCCGAGGGCGACGCCTATGTGGTCGTGGTTTCGGGCATCCGATCCAACCGGCAGTTGAAAGACCTGAGCACGCGGTTCCTGTGCACGCCCCGTCTTGTCCGGCTGGCCCCCGGGAGCGCAGCGAAATAG